One window of the Salvelinus fontinalis isolate EN_2023a chromosome 2, ASM2944872v1, whole genome shotgun sequence genome contains the following:
- the LOC129817268 gene encoding glucose-6-phosphate exchanger SLC37A4-like isoform X2 — translation MGATGYGYYRMVIFFSMFTGYSLYYFNRKTFSFVMPSVMEEIKLDKDDLGLITSSQTMAYAISKFISGVLSDQISARWLFSIGLLVVGGINVIFSWSSTVTVFSALWFVNGLGQGLGWPPCGKVLRKWFEPSQFGTWWAVLSCSMNLAGGLGPLLAMVLLQYYDWRTILSMSGIICASFSVICLVFIKNEPKDVGLPSIEASAKKGVANCDSTLSEFLLSPYLWVLSLGYLVVFGVKTACTDWGQLYLIQDKGQTVLIGSSYMSALEVGGLVGSLAAGFLSDRAVARQGLGTHGNPRHVLLLSMMAGMYLSLYLFRVTITAEALKEAPVWVVALHPLSVLIGLSEKERIWQYIQPASQLQTTCNHASPGPPHPASLPAGSSKSSHPDS, via the exons ATGGGGGCCACTGGTTATGGATACTATCGTATGGTTATCTTCTTCTCCATGTTTACTGGCTACTCCCTGTACTACTTCAACAGGAAGACCTTCTCTTTTGTCATGCCCTCTGTGATGGAGGAGATTAAACTGGACAAGGATGACTTGG GCCTGATCACCAGTAGTCAGACCATGGCCTATGCCATCAGTAAGTTCATCAGTGGTGTACTGTCTGACCAGATCAGCGCTCGCTGGCTCTTCTCCATTGGCCTCTTGGTGGTGGGGGGCATCAATGTGATCTTCTCATGGTCCTCCACTGTGACTGTGTTTTCTGCTCTGTGGTTTGTCAACGGTCTGGGCCAGGGCTTAGGCTGGCCACCATGTGGGAAGGTGCTGCGCAAG TGGTTTGAGCCGTCTCAGTTTGGTACATGGTGGGCAGTGCTGTCCTGCAGCATGAACCTGGCTGGTGGATTGGGTCCTCTCCTGGCTATGGTATTGCTTCAGTACTACGACTGGAGGACTATCCTGTCCATGTCAGGCATCATCTGTGCATCCTTTTCTGTCATCTGCCTGGTGTTCATAAAGAACGAACCCAAAGACGTGGGCCTGCCCAGCATTGAGGCCTCAGCCAAGAAAGGAG TAGCCAACTGTGACAGTACTCTGAGTGAGTTCCTGCTGTCTCCATACCTGTGGGTGCTGTCCCTAGGCTACCTGGTAGTGTTCGGGGTGAAGACGGCATGCACTGACTGGGGCCAGCTCTATCTCATTCAGGATAAGGGCCAGACTGTCCTCATag GCAGTTCCTACATGAGTGCCTTGGAGGTTGGAGGTCTGGTGGGCAGCCTCGCAGCTGGCTTCCTGTCTGACAGGGCTGTTGCTAGG CAAGGTTTGGGTACCCATGGTAACCCTCGCCATGTCCTGCTCCTCTCCATGATGGCTGGCATGTATTTGTCCCTATACCTGTTCCGTGTCACTATCACAGCTGAGGCCCTAAAG GAAGCTCCCGTCTGGGTAGTGGCccttcatcctctctctgtccttatcGGCCTGTCAGAGAAAGAG agaatttggcagtacatccaaccggcctcacaacttcagaccacgtgtaaccacgccagcccaggacctccacatccagcttctttacctgcgggatcgtctaagagcagccacccggacagctga
- the LOC129817268 gene encoding glucose-6-phosphate exchanger SLC37A4-like isoform X1 → MGATGYGYYRMVIFFSMFTGYSLYYFNRKTFSFVMPSVMEEIKLDKDDLGLITSSQTMAYAISKFISGVLSDQISARWLFSIGLLVVGGINVIFSWSSTVTVFSALWFVNGLGQGLGWPPCGKVLRKWFEPSQFGTWWAVLSCSMNLAGGLGPLLAMVLLQYYDWRTILSMSGIICASFSVICLVFIKNEPKDVGLPSIEASAKKGVANCDSTLSEFLLSPYLWVLSLGYLVVFGVKTACTDWGQLYLIQDKGQTVLIGSSYMSALEVGGLVGSLAAGFLSDRAVARQGLGTHGNPRHVLLLSMMAGMYLSLYLFRVTITAEALKEAPVWVVALHPLSVLIGLSEKEIWIISLGAMFGFSSYGPIALFGVIANESAPSNYCGSSHAIVALMANVGAFFAGLPFSTIAKYYSWDMAFWVAEVSIAVTTVIFFLFRNIRTKMGHIPQKID, encoded by the exons ATGGGGGCCACTGGTTATGGATACTATCGTATGGTTATCTTCTTCTCCATGTTTACTGGCTACTCCCTGTACTACTTCAACAGGAAGACCTTCTCTTTTGTCATGCCCTCTGTGATGGAGGAGATTAAACTGGACAAGGATGACTTGG GCCTGATCACCAGTAGTCAGACCATGGCCTATGCCATCAGTAAGTTCATCAGTGGTGTACTGTCTGACCAGATCAGCGCTCGCTGGCTCTTCTCCATTGGCCTCTTGGTGGTGGGGGGCATCAATGTGATCTTCTCATGGTCCTCCACTGTGACTGTGTTTTCTGCTCTGTGGTTTGTCAACGGTCTGGGCCAGGGCTTAGGCTGGCCACCATGTGGGAAGGTGCTGCGCAAG TGGTTTGAGCCGTCTCAGTTTGGTACATGGTGGGCAGTGCTGTCCTGCAGCATGAACCTGGCTGGTGGATTGGGTCCTCTCCTGGCTATGGTATTGCTTCAGTACTACGACTGGAGGACTATCCTGTCCATGTCAGGCATCATCTGTGCATCCTTTTCTGTCATCTGCCTGGTGTTCATAAAGAACGAACCCAAAGACGTGGGCCTGCCCAGCATTGAGGCCTCAGCCAAGAAAGGAG TAGCCAACTGTGACAGTACTCTGAGTGAGTTCCTGCTGTCTCCATACCTGTGGGTGCTGTCCCTAGGCTACCTGGTAGTGTTCGGGGTGAAGACGGCATGCACTGACTGGGGCCAGCTCTATCTCATTCAGGATAAGGGCCAGACTGTCCTCATag GCAGTTCCTACATGAGTGCCTTGGAGGTTGGAGGTCTGGTGGGCAGCCTCGCAGCTGGCTTCCTGTCTGACAGGGCTGTTGCTAGG CAAGGTTTGGGTACCCATGGTAACCCTCGCCATGTCCTGCTCCTCTCCATGATGGCTGGCATGTATTTGTCCCTATACCTGTTCCGTGTCACTATCACAGCTGAGGCCCTAAAG GAAGCTCCCGTCTGGGTAGTGGCccttcatcctctctctgtccttatcGGCCTGTCAGAGAAAGAG ATCTGGATAATTTCCCTGGGTGCTATGTTCGGATTCTCCTCTTATGGACCAATCGCATTGTTCGGTGTGATAGCCAATGAAAGTGCTCCATCAAACTATTGTGGGTCCTCCCATGCCATTGTAGCTCTCATGGCCAATG TTGGGGCTTTCTTCGCGGGACTCCCCTTCAGCACCATCGCTAAATACTACAGCTGGGACATGGCCTTCTGGGTAGCTGAAGTGAGCATTGCCGTGACGACAGTCATCTTCTTTCTGTTCCGTAACATTCGCACCAAAATGGGCCACATCCCCCAGAAAATTGATTGA